From Pedobacter cryoconitis, one genomic window encodes:
- a CDS encoding methyltransferase, TIGR04325 family, whose translation MFYLLKELAPPIVNTLRWYSFKYGWKGNYKTYEQAKEKCKGYDEDHILNRIIETTYQVKNKEIAYERDGIAYDTVQMNFPLLKTLLYIASTHDNELTVIDFGGSLGTTYYQNYPYLKHLKKLKWCIIEQPKFVEAGKKHFENEHIKFYSSIQECMAENKPQLFLICSVLQYIDKPYQLLDEVKETGIPYIMLDYVGYNNSNTDRITIQHVPPVFYGIEASYPCYFFSRVKIQDKLCENYEKAYDFIAANEKYYVQFKPFRYEGSLWKIRP comes from the coding sequence ATGTTCTATTTATTGAAAGAACTTGCCCCTCCTATTGTGAATACTTTAAGATGGTATAGTTTTAAATACGGCTGGAAAGGTAATTACAAGACCTATGAACAGGCTAAAGAGAAATGTAAAGGTTACGATGAAGATCATATCCTGAACCGGATCATTGAAACGACTTACCAGGTTAAAAATAAAGAGATTGCTTATGAGCGGGACGGGATTGCCTATGATACCGTTCAGATGAATTTCCCTTTGTTAAAGACACTGCTATACATTGCTTCCACCCATGATAACGAGCTGACTGTCATCGACTTTGGCGGCTCTTTGGGCACTACCTATTATCAAAACTATCCTTACCTTAAACATTTAAAGAAATTAAAGTGGTGCATTATCGAACAACCAAAGTTCGTGGAAGCAGGAAAGAAACACTTTGAAAATGAACACATAAAATTCTACAGCAGCATTCAGGAGTGTATGGCAGAAAACAAGCCCCAGCTCTTTCTGATCTGTAGTGTGCTGCAATATATTGACAAACCATATCAATTGCTGGATGAGGTTAAGGAAACCGGGATCCCCTATATTATGCTGGATTATGTGGGTTATAACAATAGCAATACTGACAGGATCACTATACAACATGTTCCCCCTGTATTTTATGGGATTGAAGCCTCCTATCCTTGCTATTTCTTTAGCAGGGTCAAAATCCAGGATAAGCTCTGTGAAAATTATGAGAAAGCATACGATTTCATAGCTGCCAATGAAAAGTATTATGTACAGTTCAAACCATTCAGA
- a CDS encoding sugar 3,4-ketoisomerase, whose product MAHILNIQTFKDSRGILTVLDNIVPFEIKRLFYIYSVDDTDRGGHRHHETHQAAICIKGSCKITNNNGKKTEIFDLDSPEKCLMLLPEDWHVMHDFSADAILLVLASTAFDPKDYIYEPYDSI is encoded by the coding sequence ATGGCGCACATACTTAATATACAAACTTTTAAAGATAGCAGAGGCATTTTGACAGTGCTTGATAATATTGTTCCTTTCGAAATTAAAAGATTATTCTACATCTACTCTGTGGATGACACTGATCGCGGAGGTCACAGACATCATGAAACCCACCAGGCGGCTATCTGTATCAAAGGATCCTGCAAAATCACCAACAACAACGGGAAAAAGACAGAAATATTTGATTTAGACAGTCCTGAAAAATGCTTGATGTTATTACCCGAAGACTGGCATGTGATGCATGATTTTTCAGCAGATGCAATTCTTTTAGTGCTGGCCTCTACCGCATTTGATCCTAAAGACTATATCTATGAGCCTTATGATTCCATATGA
- a CDS encoding beta-1,6-N-acetylglucosaminyltransferase, with protein MRIAHLILTYTSPEQTERMIKSLSHPNFDFYIHVDKKFDINPHLFLKDIPNVYFINNRIDVKWAGFSTVTATFECIKEISKTGIRYDFINFLSGQDYPVKSADFINDFFLNNKGKEFLSYRDIKNDWKEGLIRMEKYFLSSYNFIGKYRLENLINKIMPKRKLPYNLHPYGKSMFWMLSPEVALHVVHTVENDQKLKYFFSLCWASDEFVFQTILLNSRYKDRIVNNNYRYIDWSAGGANPKTLDESDFEKIAASEMLFARKFNMSEHPEILNLIDKNLLANGAHT; from the coding sequence ATGCGTATTGCCCATCTGATTCTTACTTATACCAGTCCAGAACAAACAGAGCGAATGATCAAAAGTTTATCTCACCCTAATTTCGATTTCTATATTCACGTAGATAAGAAGTTTGACATAAACCCTCACTTATTTCTTAAAGATATCCCTAATGTTTATTTCATTAATAACAGGATCGATGTCAAATGGGCAGGCTTCAGTACGGTGACCGCAACCTTTGAATGTATCAAGGAGATTTCAAAAACCGGTATCAGGTATGATTTTATCAATTTTCTGAGCGGACAGGATTATCCGGTTAAATCCGCTGATTTTATCAATGATTTTTTCCTCAACAACAAGGGTAAAGAGTTCTTAAGTTACCGTGACATCAAAAATGACTGGAAAGAAGGGCTGATCAGAATGGAAAAATACTTCCTGAGCAGCTATAACTTCATTGGGAAATACAGGCTGGAAAACCTGATCAATAAAATCATGCCTAAAAGGAAACTCCCTTATAACCTGCATCCTTATGGTAAGTCGATGTTCTGGATGTTAAGCCCGGAAGTTGCCTTACACGTGGTCCACACCGTTGAAAATGATCAGAAACTTAAATACTTCTTCTCTTTATGCTGGGCGAGTGATGAATTTGTTTTCCAGACTATACTATTGAATTCCAGATATAAAGACAGAATTGTCAATAACAATTACCGGTATATTGACTGGTCAGCCGGTGGAGCTAACCCTAAAACACTGGATGAAAGTGACTTTGAAAAAATTGCAGCTTCAGAAATGCTGTTTGCAAGGAAATTTAATATGTCCGAGCATCCGGAAATCCTTAATTTAATAGATAAGAACTTATTAGCAAATGGCGCACATACTTAA
- a CDS encoding glycosyltransferase family 2 protein, with amino-acid sequence MKRTSIITVNFNQPEVTLDFLQSVKLHTKLAEVEVILVDNGSSEDHSAVFLKEYPELIYISSAENLGFAGGNNLGIARASGEYLLFLNNDTEITGSLVSELTGALDENPEIGLISPLLLYFDAPDVIQYAGSTKMNYITCRNSTIGAMETNRGQYDRAFEETAFCHGAAMMCRKADLATAGLMDNNFFLYYEELDWCEKFKKAGKKIWFTGRTRVYHKESMSVGKESKIKTYFMTRNRMLFIRRNTSWLNTLFFSLYYIGIASPKQVFMYSRKNRKDLIKWVFLGLKWNFTHSKDSNDLGFKI; translated from the coding sequence ATGAAACGCACTTCAATTATAACTGTTAATTTTAATCAGCCGGAAGTAACGCTGGATTTCCTTCAATCGGTAAAACTTCATACTAAGCTGGCTGAAGTGGAGGTTATTTTAGTCGATAATGGAAGCAGTGAAGATCATTCCGCTGTTTTCCTGAAAGAATATCCTGAACTTATTTATATTTCTTCTGCTGAAAACCTGGGTTTTGCGGGTGGAAATAATCTCGGAATTGCAAGAGCATCAGGGGAATATCTTTTATTTTTAAATAACGATACTGAAATTACCGGAAGCCTGGTGAGCGAGCTGACCGGCGCATTGGATGAAAATCCGGAAATCGGCTTAATCTCGCCATTGTTATTGTATTTTGATGCACCGGACGTAATTCAGTATGCAGGTTCGACCAAAATGAATTATATCACCTGCCGGAACAGTACTATTGGTGCGATGGAAACTAACCGGGGACAATATGACAGGGCTTTTGAGGAAACGGCTTTTTGTCACGGTGCTGCCATGATGTGCCGTAAGGCTGATCTGGCAACTGCGGGGTTAATGGACAATAACTTTTTCCTCTATTATGAGGAGCTGGACTGGTGCGAGAAATTTAAAAAAGCAGGTAAAAAGATATGGTTTACCGGCCGTACCCGGGTTTACCATAAAGAATCCATGAGTGTGGGAAAAGAAAGCAAGATCAAAACTTACTTTATGACCCGGAACAGGATGCTGTTTATCCGCAGAAATACCAGCTGGCTGAATACTTTGTTCTTTAGTTTGTATTATATCGGCATTGCCAGCCCGAAACAGGTATTCATGTATAGCAGGAAGAATAGGAAAGACTTGATCAAATGGGTATTCCTGGGTTTGAAATGGAATTTTACACATTCAAAAGATAGTAACGATTTGGGCTTTAAAATATAA
- a CDS encoding glycosyltransferase family 2 protein, with translation MIIVFWISIFLIVYTFVGYGFLLYVLVKIKRLFSKPFVFKTDAVLPSVTLMVAAYNEEDLIEDKIRNTLELDYPKDKIQLIFITDGSSDQTAAKVSQFKEITLLHQDLRSGKMAAIKRAIPLINGAITVFTDANTFLNAEAIKELVKHYQNPEVGAVAGEKRILVEASADASSAGEGFYWKYESKLKKLDYELYSNVGAAGELFSIRTALYQPVESDTIIDDHMIAMRIAENGYVIAYEPAAYAMETASADVKEELKRKIRIAAGGIQSILRLKKAANPFRNFVFTFQYISHRVLRWTIVPFLLILVFVLNGIIAFTWPVAFYQWLFALQVLFYVLSIVGFYFEQRNIRVKALFVPYYFCMMNYAVLAGIGRYYQKNQSAAWEKSKRKS, from the coding sequence ATGATTATAGTTTTTTGGATCAGCATTTTTCTGATTGTATATACGTTTGTTGGTTATGGTTTTCTGCTTTATGTGCTGGTGAAAATCAAACGTTTATTCAGCAAGCCATTCGTTTTTAAAACAGATGCGGTTTTACCATCGGTTACCCTGATGGTGGCAGCCTACAATGAAGAAGATCTTATTGAGGATAAAATAAGAAATACTCTGGAGCTGGATTATCCTAAAGATAAAATTCAGCTGATTTTTATTACCGACGGGTCTTCTGACCAGACCGCAGCAAAGGTGAGTCAGTTTAAAGAGATCACGTTATTACATCAGGATTTAAGATCAGGCAAGATGGCTGCGATTAAGCGGGCCATCCCCTTAATTAACGGGGCAATTACGGTGTTCACAGATGCGAATACTTTTTTAAATGCAGAAGCGATTAAAGAATTGGTGAAACATTATCAGAATCCTGAAGTTGGCGCTGTTGCAGGAGAAAAAAGAATCCTGGTTGAAGCATCGGCCGATGCCAGTTCGGCAGGGGAGGGCTTTTACTGGAAGTATGAATCTAAACTGAAAAAGCTGGATTATGAACTATATTCAAATGTAGGGGCGGCCGGAGAATTGTTCAGTATCAGAACTGCCTTGTATCAGCCCGTTGAAAGTGATACGATTATTGATGACCACATGATTGCGATGCGTATCGCGGAAAATGGTTATGTGATTGCTTATGAACCGGCTGCCTATGCGATGGAAACTGCATCGGCAGATGTGAAAGAGGAGCTTAAAAGAAAGATCAGGATCGCAGCAGGCGGGATACAATCTATTCTGCGCCTTAAAAAAGCTGCAAATCCATTCCGTAATTTTGTATTTACTTTTCAATATATCAGCCACCGGGTTTTAAGGTGGACGATTGTACCTTTTCTTCTGATCCTGGTTTTTGTGCTGAACGGCATCATTGCATTTACCTGGCCTGTTGCCTTTTACCAATGGTTATTTGCTTTGCAGGTGCTTTTCTATGTATTGAGTATCGTCGGTTTTTATTTTGAACAGCGGAATATCCGTGTAAAGGCTTTATTTGTCCCTTATTATTTCTGCATGATGAATTATGCTGTACTGGCTGGTATTGGCCGGTATTATCAGAAAAACCAAAGTGCAGCATGGGAAAAGTCGAAAAGGAAATCCTGA
- a CDS encoding 4'-phosphopantetheinyl transferase family protein: MSARLFCQYTQTLPVSSVHPELVANELLIWNIDTDLYLNRVPLLEKVLSAEEKNRACRFHFKRDTNRFIIRRALLKILLAAYQGCQAQEVKFVTGTNGKPHLAENKDLHFNTSHSDSHAIIALSLHQLGVDIELAQPDFDFGPVAEVLFSKAELDFLAASASPIADFFIIWTRKEAFVKATGKGLENHVQLLSCLDGLQLIPSLLTTTADHWNINTTALAAGYLLSIVTQAASVPINTTLVTFNDNLLLNR, encoded by the coding sequence ATGTCTGCCCGATTATTTTGCCAGTATACCCAGACCCTTCCTGTAAGTTCAGTTCACCCTGAGCTCGTGGCTAATGAATTACTGATCTGGAATATTGATACTGACCTTTATCTGAACAGGGTCCCTTTACTGGAAAAAGTCCTGTCTGCGGAAGAGAAAAACCGGGCCTGTCGTTTTCATTTTAAAAGAGACACCAACAGATTTATCATCAGAAGGGCACTGTTAAAAATACTGCTGGCCGCTTATCAGGGCTGCCAGGCACAAGAAGTTAAGTTCGTTACCGGTACCAATGGCAAACCGCATTTAGCGGAAAATAAAGACCTGCATTTTAATACTTCGCACAGTGATAGTCATGCAATTATTGCGCTCTCCCTTCACCAGCTTGGTGTGGATATTGAACTGGCACAGCCGGATTTTGATTTCGGGCCAGTCGCAGAAGTCCTTTTCTCTAAAGCTGAACTGGATTTTTTAGCAGCCAGTGCCAGCCCTATAGCAGATTTCTTTATCATCTGGACCAGAAAGGAAGCCTTTGTCAAAGCAACGGGCAAAGGCTTAGAGAACCATGTTCAGCTGCTGAGTTGTCTGGATGGCCTACAATTAATCCCTTCGCTGTTAACAACTACTGCTGACCACTGGAATATTAACACGACTGCCTTAGCTGCCGGTTATTTACTCAGTATAGTTACACAGGCTGCATCAGTACCCATAAATACGACTTTAGTAACCTTCAACGACAACTTGTTATTAAACCGCTAA
- a CDS encoding non-ribosomal peptide synthetase yields MSVRKQNITYKQVDFDPFKAGEIIRTAPSTEPQIEIWTSCMLGGNDASRAYNESVSLRLKGNIEPELLKDTIKRVAQRHEALRSAFSRDGATILIFDQVKDELAYADLSALGSAQQEEEINAYVNRDALFLFDLLNGPLFKTGLQKLSDQEYHFTFTGHHIICDGWSLGIILQDISKIYTALVKNTNPGLAEATSLTDFAYEQLTFSGSAERKANEQFWLSQYEQQIPVLDVPTDHERPQLRTFKSNRLDFHISHELIHALKETGKAEGSSLVITFLAAFEVFLHLLTGQRDIVVGLPASGQSVTGHYNLVGHCVNFLPIRSYPNKNYSFKAYLKLRKSAVLDAFDHQQITWGNLLKNLKIARDPSRIPLAPVVFNVDMGLDDGVSFDTLDYQLISNPRAFESFELFINASGSENSFVLEWSYNTQLFEQQTIQQMMAGFENILKFITVHPEQKLKALVQQDNPYFLSSPVFKRSTAIAAVTTPDFSAEIAALKAFTIQGLFEKAAAVFKDQTAITFQDESISYSNLDIRADNLSRAILNRAPDQEIIGISTTRGINMIVAILAILKAGKAYLPLDPNYPEIRLNQIISDSNLHFCIAGAVENKFFQQLDLQTIDFDLTYSLPVQNSNQQNPNGYVLYTSGSTGKPKGVYMTQLALVNLIQWQMVNSIAGPGSITLQFAPLTFDVSFQEIFCTLCAGGQLILIDDVLRLNPDNLLDKIELKKINRIYLPFVALQFLAETAASMGKFPKALKEVMTAGEQLKITPQIEQFFRAVPGCILYNQYGPTECHVVTQLKLTGNPSKWPALPNIGSPVSNTLIYITTENLEILAPGEIGELCISGASLAAGYLNKPELTAEKFVSLTLPDGKQVRAYRTGDVARILPDGNIEFLGRNDDQVKIRGYRIELGEVEAVLSRIPGIAQVVVTAKEDHNGRKRLIAYLASATGNQDTAFVRNEIQSRLPAFMIPSVFVWVLEFPRTSSGKIDKKLLPAPDHLHAGDFSKYTAPQTPTETTIVKLWEELLDVKEIGIDDNFFELGGHSLIAIQFMIQIEKTNGHGLPLATLFEYPTIRTLGKLLDGQNRPTIYTSLVPIKPSGTKTPIYIVHGGGYNVLNFSGIGLHVDQEQPVFGIQAQGLDGVEEPMDNMEDIARYYIESILAQNPHGPYALAGYSFGGYVVIEMARQLRELGHEIKMLGIFDTNAKNLDFHGNNFSVFKERVKKQLPKFWWIITSFIKNPKATVNYQKHIMTTRLKEIFGIQHQTEAESGGIYEIMRRIDKKYDIAYQAYKLAPFEEKIHLFRATDNVYFVEDFKYLGWQKYALKGVEVHDVPGDHKTMLLAPNDKEFARTLQQVLDSVS; encoded by the coding sequence ATGAGCGTGCGTAAACAAAACATAACCTATAAACAAGTTGATTTCGACCCTTTTAAAGCAGGAGAAATCATTCGTACCGCGCCGTCAACGGAGCCTCAGATAGAAATCTGGACTTCTTGTATGCTGGGTGGGAATGATGCGAGCAGAGCTTATAACGAATCTGTTTCACTTCGTCTGAAAGGAAATATTGAGCCCGAATTATTAAAAGATACGATCAAAAGAGTAGCGCAGCGTCACGAAGCCTTAAGATCTGCCTTTAGCAGAGATGGTGCGACTATCCTGATTTTTGACCAGGTAAAAGATGAACTGGCCTATGCAGATTTATCGGCATTGGGCTCAGCGCAGCAAGAAGAAGAGATCAACGCATACGTAAACCGTGATGCCTTATTCCTGTTCGATCTTTTAAACGGCCCGCTGTTTAAAACCGGCCTGCAAAAGCTTTCCGATCAGGAATACCATTTCACTTTTACAGGACATCATATTATCTGTGATGGCTGGTCACTGGGAATAATTTTACAAGATATCAGTAAAATCTATACTGCACTGGTTAAAAACACCAATCCCGGCTTAGCAGAAGCTACCTCCTTGACTGACTTTGCATATGAGCAGTTAACTTTCTCCGGGAGTGCGGAGCGCAAAGCCAATGAGCAGTTCTGGCTCAGCCAGTATGAACAGCAGATTCCTGTGCTCGATGTACCCACTGACCATGAGCGTCCGCAACTCAGAACTTTCAAAAGTAACCGGTTAGATTTCCACATTTCCCACGAACTGATTCATGCACTCAAAGAAACCGGAAAAGCGGAAGGAAGCAGCCTGGTCATCACTTTCCTTGCTGCATTTGAAGTTTTCCTGCACCTTTTAACCGGGCAGAGAGACATTGTAGTGGGTTTACCAGCTTCCGGACAATCCGTTACCGGACACTATAACCTGGTAGGACATTGTGTGAACTTTCTTCCGATCAGAAGTTATCCGAATAAAAACTACAGTTTCAAAGCGTACCTGAAACTCAGAAAATCAGCCGTACTGGATGCTTTCGATCATCAGCAGATTACCTGGGGCAACCTATTGAAAAACCTGAAGATTGCAAGAGATCCTTCCAGAATTCCCCTGGCCCCTGTTGTTTTCAATGTAGACATGGGTTTGGATGACGGTGTTTCTTTTGATACCCTCGATTATCAATTGATCAGTAATCCAAGAGCTTTTGAAAGCTTTGAACTATTCATCAATGCCAGTGGCTCAGAAAACTCTTTTGTGCTGGAATGGTCTTATAATACGCAGTTATTTGAACAGCAGACCATCCAGCAAATGATGGCTGGTTTTGAAAACATCTTAAAGTTTATCACTGTACATCCTGAGCAGAAACTCAAAGCATTAGTTCAGCAGGATAACCCGTATTTTCTTTCAAGTCCCGTATTTAAAAGAAGTACAGCTATTGCAGCAGTAACTACACCCGATTTCAGCGCAGAAATTGCTGCTTTGAAAGCGTTCACCATTCAGGGGTTATTTGAAAAAGCAGCAGCAGTTTTTAAAGATCAGACCGCCATTACTTTTCAGGATGAATCTATTAGTTACAGCAACCTGGATATCAGGGCTGATAACCTGAGCAGGGCCATCCTGAACCGGGCACCCGACCAGGAAATCATCGGGATCAGTACCACCCGCGGTATTAACATGATTGTCGCCATTCTTGCCATTCTTAAAGCAGGAAAAGCCTATCTGCCACTTGATCCTAATTATCCGGAGATCAGGCTGAACCAGATTATCAGTGATTCAAATCTCCATTTTTGTATTGCCGGAGCTGTTGAGAACAAGTTCTTTCAACAACTGGATTTACAAACAATAGACTTTGACCTTACCTATAGCTTACCCGTACAAAACAGCAACCAGCAAAACCCGAACGGGTATGTTCTATACACTTCAGGCTCTACCGGAAAACCCAAGGGCGTTTATATGACGCAGCTTGCCCTGGTCAATTTAATCCAGTGGCAAATGGTCAATTCAATTGCTGGTCCCGGAAGTATAACCCTGCAATTTGCACCTTTAACTTTTGACGTCTCCTTTCAGGAAATATTCTGCACACTTTGTGCTGGCGGACAATTGATCCTGATTGATGATGTGCTCCGGTTAAACCCAGATAACCTGCTTGATAAGATTGAGTTAAAAAAGATCAACAGGATTTACCTGCCTTTTGTAGCCTTACAATTCCTGGCCGAAACCGCAGCCAGCATGGGTAAATTCCCAAAAGCTTTAAAGGAAGTGATGACTGCCGGGGAGCAACTGAAAATTACCCCGCAGATCGAACAATTTTTCCGGGCTGTTCCGGGCTGTATCCTTTACAATCAATATGGCCCTACTGAATGTCATGTAGTTACCCAGTTGAAATTAACCGGAAACCCATCAAAATGGCCGGCTTTACCAAATATCGGAAGCCCGGTTTCCAATACCCTTATTTATATTACTACAGAAAATCTGGAAATCCTGGCCCCCGGGGAAATCGGGGAATTATGTATCTCTGGTGCCAGCCTCGCTGCCGGTTATTTAAATAAGCCGGAGCTGACCGCCGAAAAGTTTGTCAGCTTAACTTTACCAGACGGAAAACAGGTACGCGCCTACCGTACAGGTGATGTGGCCAGAATTTTACCTGATGGAAATATTGAATTCCTTGGCCGTAACGATGATCAGGTTAAAATCAGAGGTTACCGGATTGAACTTGGAGAAGTAGAAGCGGTATTAAGCCGTATTCCGGGGATTGCACAAGTTGTCGTAACTGCGAAGGAAGATCATAACGGCCGGAAAAGATTAATCGCTTATTTAGCTTCTGCTACTGGAAATCAGGATACCGCTTTTGTAAGAAATGAAATACAAAGCAGGTTACCCGCTTTTATGATCCCTTCTGTATTTGTCTGGGTTTTGGAATTCCCAAGAACCAGCAGCGGTAAAATAGACAAGAAATTGTTGCCTGCCCCCGACCATTTGCATGCCGGGGATTTCAGTAAATACACTGCGCCGCAGACCCCAACCGAAACAACCATTGTCAAACTATGGGAAGAATTACTCGATGTCAAAGAGATTGGTATTGACGATAATTTCTTTGAACTGGGCGGACATTCACTGATTGCCATTCAGTTCATGATCCAGATAGAAAAGACTAATGGACATGGTTTGCCGCTGGCTACTTTATTTGAATATCCGACTATCCGGACTTTAGGTAAATTACTGGATGGACAAAACCGCCCTACTATTTATACTTCACTGGTTCCGATTAAACCATCGGGTACAAAAACCCCGATATATATTGTTCATGGAGGCGGATACAATGTCCTTAACTTTAGTGGAATAGGACTGCATGTAGACCAGGAACAACCAGTATTTGGCATCCAGGCACAAGGATTGGATGGCGTGGAAGAACCTATGGACAACATGGAAGACATTGCCCGTTATTATATTGAAAGCATACTCGCACAGAATCCACATGGCCCATATGCCCTTGCAGGGTATTCTTTTGGAGGTTACGTAGTGATCGAAATGGCCAGACAATTAAGAGAACTGGGACATGAGATTAAAATGCTGGGTATTTTTGATACAAATGCAAAAAACCTGGACTTCCATGGAAATAATTTCTCTGTTTTTAAAGAACGGGTAAAGAAACAGCTGCCAAAATTCTGGTGGATCATCACCTCATTCATTAAGAACCCTAAGGCTACAGTTAACTATCAAAAACATATCATGACTACCAGGTTAAAGGAAATTTTTGGTATTCAGCACCAAACCGAAGCAGAATCAGGAGGGATATATGAGATTATGAGGCGCATTGACAAGAAGTATGACATTGCTTATCAGGCTTATAAATTAGCACCGTTCGAAGAGAAAATACATTTGTTCAGAGCGACCGATAATGTTTACTTTGTGGAAGATTTCAAATACCTGGGATGGCAGAAATATGCCTTAAAAGGAGTTGAAGTACATGATGTCCCCGGAGATCATAAAACAATGCTGCTGGCTCCCAACGACAAAGAATTTGCAAGGACTTTGCAGCAGGTATTAGATAGTGTCTCTTAA